The Dehalococcoidales bacterium genomic interval ATTGATGTAGAACTCAACCGGGTTATCGCTGAAGCCGTAGAGAAGAAAATCGCCCTTGTGGAGATTATCCCGGGCAAAGGGTCAGGACAACTGAAAAAGCGTGTCTTACGATTCCTGGCACAGCCGGACGTAAAAAGTCGATACCACCGGCTGGAGAAGGACGATAAGAATTTTGGGAGGATTTTCGTGCATTTCAGACATTAGGCTACAAACATTTCGCCTGTTCTTGAATAGTAAAATTGGGCACAGCAAAACCAGGGGGAATTTCCCCTGGTTTTGCTGTTTTTCTACTGGTACTGGACTATGCCAGTGCCATCTTCTTGAGATACTTACTTACCGTTGTATGGCTTCTACCGAGTGCTTTAGCTATTTTACACATGGACAAGCCCTGTTCCCAGAGAATACTTATCCGCTCTGCTTCGGTATCACCAACGTGGTAATTGTAATCCTGTAAAAGTTTGGCTCTCTGTCTTGACAGGTAACACTTCTCAGCCGTATTTAGCCTCTCCCCATTGAGCAGTAATTCTCCTATCCGTTTTAACCTGTCTGGCAGATGATTGATTATGGCTCTGGTATCCAATTCGGTATCTATGTCAGAGCTATAGTAGATGTACTCCCAGCTATGACACGCCATCTCTCCATACTTACTATCTACGGCCGAAGCTTCAACTT includes:
- a CDS encoding Smr/MutS family protein is translated as MSFLGKDYISLHDIFNKGITIDVELNRVIAEAVEKKIALVEIIPGKGSGQLKKRVLRFLAQPDVKSRYHRLEKDDKNFGRIFVHFRH
- a CDS encoding helix-turn-helix domain-containing protein; the encoded protein is MACHSWEYIYYSSDIDTELDTRAIINHLPDRLKRIGELLLNGERLNTAEKCYLSRQRAKLLQDYNYHVGDTEAERISILWEQGLSMCKIAKALGRSHTTVSKYLKKMALA